A genomic window from Streptomyces mirabilis includes:
- a CDS encoding alpha/beta hydrolase: protein MPVLPGAEPFRHEGGEVGVLLCHGFTGSPQSLRPWAEYLAERGLTVALPLLPGHGTRWEDMQLTGWQDWYAEVDRELRGLRERCAQVFVFGLSMGAALALRLAAKHGDEVSGIVVVNPANKVHGAAAHALPVLRHLVRTVSGITSDIAKEGVAEVGYDRVPLHAAHSMRNFYRMVDGELPQVTQPMLLLHSPQDHVVPPVDSARILSRVSSTDVTEILLEQSYHVATLDHDADRIFEESYAFIARLAPSVGKRSDTGQAGQQEGTATGG, encoded by the coding sequence GTGCCGGTCCTTCCTGGAGCCGAGCCGTTCCGCCACGAGGGCGGAGAGGTCGGTGTCCTTCTCTGTCACGGCTTCACCGGTTCCCCGCAGTCGCTGCGCCCCTGGGCGGAGTATCTCGCCGAGCGCGGTCTGACCGTCGCGCTGCCCCTGCTGCCCGGGCACGGCACGCGCTGGGAGGACATGCAGCTCACGGGCTGGCAGGACTGGTACGCGGAGGTGGACCGCGAGCTGCGTGGCCTGCGGGAGCGCTGCGCCCAGGTGTTCGTCTTCGGCCTGTCCATGGGCGCCGCGCTGGCCCTGCGGCTCGCCGCGAAGCACGGGGACGAGGTGAGCGGCATCGTCGTCGTCAATCCGGCGAACAAGGTGCACGGGGCGGCGGCCCACGCCCTCCCGGTGCTCCGCCACCTCGTCCGGACGGTGAGCGGCATCACCAGCGACATCGCCAAGGAAGGCGTCGCGGAGGTGGGATACGACCGGGTGCCCCTGCACGCCGCCCACTCCATGCGGAACTTCTACCGGATGGTCGACGGGGAACTGCCCCAGGTCACCCAGCCGATGCTGCTGCTGCACAGCCCTCAGGACCATGTGGTGCCGCCCGTCGACTCGGCCCGGATCCTGAGCCGGGTGTCGTCCACCGACGTGACGGAGATCCTGCTGGAACAGAGCTACCACGTGGCGACGTTGGACCATGACGCGGACCGGATCTTCGAGGAGAGCTACGCGTTCATCGCCCGGCTCGCGCCCAGTGTCGGCAAGCGGTCCGACACGGGCCAGGCGGGTCAGCAGGAAGGGACGGCCACTGGTGGCTGA
- a CDS encoding endonuclease/exonuclease/phosphatase family protein translates to MATTPLPGSHTEPDGSAVIRVLSYNIRSMRDDTTALARVIHACAPDLVLVQEAPRFFRWRKKLARLAAASGQTILSGGATAAGPALLCSMRATVERTEDVLLPLTPGLHRRGLATAVVRFGAARLGVVSCHLSLQKDERYTQSGLLLDRLAALGTPHALAGGDLNERPDGPTFTRLAAGLQDCWATAPWGTEYTSTPTDPHQRIDAIFATRGIEVLGCGVPYGHPGVTETDLRAATDHLPVLAALRVPAA, encoded by the coding sequence ATGGCGACGACCCCGCTGCCCGGCTCCCACACCGAACCCGACGGCTCCGCCGTCATCCGCGTCCTCAGCTACAACATCCGCTCGATGCGTGACGACACCACCGCCCTCGCCCGCGTCATCCACGCCTGCGCCCCCGACCTGGTCCTCGTCCAGGAAGCCCCCCGCTTCTTCCGCTGGCGCAAGAAGCTGGCCCGGCTCGCGGCCGCGTCCGGCCAGACGATCCTGTCCGGCGGCGCGACCGCCGCGGGCCCCGCGCTCCTCTGCTCGATGCGGGCCACCGTCGAACGCACCGAGGACGTCCTGCTGCCCCTCACCCCCGGCCTGCACCGCCGCGGCCTCGCCACCGCCGTCGTCCGCTTCGGCGCCGCCCGGCTCGGCGTGGTGAGTTGCCACCTCTCGCTCCAGAAGGACGAGCGGTACACGCAGAGCGGCCTGCTCCTCGACCGCCTCGCAGCCCTCGGCACCCCGCACGCCCTCGCCGGCGGCGACCTGAACGAACGCCCCGACGGCCCCACCTTCACCCGCCTCGCCGCCGGCCTCCAGGACTGCTGGGCCACCGCCCCCTGGGGCACGGAGTACACCTCGACGCCCACCGACCCCCACCAGCGCATCGACGCGATCTTCGCCACCCGCGGCATCGAGGTCCTCGGCTGCGGGGTCCCGTACGGCCACCCCGGGGTCACGGAGACAGACCTGAGGGCGGCCACGGACCATCTGCCCGTACTGGCCGCCCTCAGAGTGCCCGCCGCGTAA
- a CDS encoding ROK family glucokinase codes for MGLTIGVDIGGTKIAAGVVDEEGNILSTHKVPTPTTPQAIVDAIAAAVEGARAGHDIVGVGIGAAGYVNRQRSTVYFAPNIDWRQEPLKAEVEARVGLPVVVENDANAAAWGEYKFGAGKGHRNVICITLGTGLGGGIIIGNKLRRGHFGVAAEFGHIRMVPDGLLCGCGSQGCWEQYASGRALVRYAKQRANATPENAEILLALGNGTPDGIEGKHISVAARQGDPVAVDSYRELARWAGAGLADLASLFDPSAFIVGGGLSDEGELVLDPIRKSYKRWLVGGNWRPVAEVIAAQLGNEAGLVGAADLAREPDPIM; via the coding sequence ATGGGACTCACCATCGGCGTCGATATCGGCGGCACGAAGATCGCGGCCGGTGTGGTCGACGAGGAAGGCAACATCCTCTCGACGCACAAGGTGCCGACCCCCACCACGCCGCAGGCCATTGTGGACGCCATCGCCGCCGCGGTGGAGGGCGCGCGCGCAGGTCACGACATCGTCGGCGTGGGCATCGGTGCCGCCGGATACGTGAACCGCCAGCGCTCGACCGTGTACTTCGCGCCCAACATCGACTGGCGGCAGGAGCCGCTCAAGGCCGAGGTCGAGGCGCGCGTGGGGCTGCCCGTCGTCGTCGAGAACGACGCGAACGCGGCGGCGTGGGGCGAGTACAAGTTCGGCGCGGGCAAGGGCCACCGGAACGTCATCTGCATCACCCTGGGCACGGGCCTGGGCGGCGGCATCATCATCGGCAACAAGCTGCGCCGCGGGCACTTCGGTGTGGCCGCCGAGTTCGGCCACATCCGCATGGTGCCGGACGGTCTGCTGTGCGGCTGCGGCTCGCAGGGCTGCTGGGAGCAGTACGCCTCCGGGCGCGCCCTCGTCCGCTACGCCAAGCAGCGGGCCAACGCCACCCCCGAGAACGCGGAGATCCTGCTCGCGCTGGGCAACGGCACCCCCGACGGCATCGAGGGCAAGCACATCTCGGTGGCCGCACGCCAGGGCGACCCGGTGGCGGTGGACTCCTACCGCGAGCTGGCCCGCTGGGCCGGCGCCGGCCTCGCCGACCTGGCCTCGCTCTTCGACCCCTCCGCCTTCATCGTCGGCGGCGGCCTCTCGGACGAGGGCGAGCTGGTCCTCGACCCCATCCGCAAGTCGTACAAGCGCTGGCTCGTGGGCGGCAACTGGCGTCCGGTGGCCGAGGTGATCGCCGCCCAGCTCGGCAACGAAGCCGGCCTCGTGGGCGCGGCGGACCTGGCCCGGGAACCCGACCCGATCATGTAA
- a CDS encoding ArsA family ATPase, translated as MRTILITGQGGTGRTTVAAATALKAAREGTRTLLLTADRTDTLGAVLGVPTGAEPTDTAPRLTTWRPDANARFRADLTAFQDRATTALDLLGAARLDAEELTPLPGAEELALLRALRDAATSQTYDLLVVDLPPTPQALALLALPEELRRYLRRLLPPERQAARALRPVLGRLAGVPMPAEWLYETAARWDIELAAVAAVVEDRATTVRLVAEPGPAGTDAVHAATTALALHGLRVDALVANRVLPAASADAWLGALAAQQRKALDEWQETYTVHEVPHLGRDPRGTDDLGALPVPGVNRVPVPVEWPVLDHLADDGVLVWHIPLPGAIREELDLIRRGDELVVTVGQFRRIVPLPSALRRCTVAGAALREGELRVRFAPDPDLWPRTR; from the coding sequence ATGCGCACCATCCTGATCACAGGCCAGGGCGGCACGGGCCGTACGACGGTCGCGGCGGCCACCGCGCTGAAGGCCGCCCGCGAGGGCACCCGCACCCTCCTGCTCACCGCCGACCGCACCGACACCCTCGGCGCCGTCCTCGGCGTACCCACCGGCGCGGAACCCACCGACACCGCGCCCCGTCTCACGACCTGGCGCCCCGACGCCAACGCCCGCTTCCGTGCGGACCTCACCGCCTTCCAGGACCGCGCGACCACCGCCCTGGACCTGCTCGGCGCCGCCCGCCTGGACGCCGAGGAACTCACCCCCCTGCCCGGCGCCGAGGAACTCGCCCTGCTGCGCGCCCTGCGCGACGCGGCGACCTCGCAGACGTACGACCTGCTGGTCGTGGACCTCCCGCCGACCCCACAGGCACTCGCCCTCCTCGCCCTCCCGGAGGAGCTCCGCCGCTACCTGCGCCGACTGCTCCCGCCGGAGCGCCAGGCGGCCCGCGCCCTGCGCCCCGTCCTCGGCCGCCTCGCGGGCGTCCCGATGCCCGCCGAGTGGCTGTACGAGACGGCGGCACGCTGGGACATCGAGCTGGCCGCCGTCGCGGCGGTCGTCGAGGACCGCGCCACGACCGTACGGCTGGTCGCCGAGCCGGGCCCGGCCGGCACCGACGCCGTGCACGCCGCCACCACCGCCCTCGCCCTGCACGGGCTGCGCGTCGACGCGCTGGTCGCGAACCGGGTACTGCCCGCCGCGAGCGCGGACGCCTGGCTGGGCGCCCTCGCCGCCCAGCAGCGCAAGGCGCTGGACGAGTGGCAGGAGACGTACACCGTCCACGAGGTCCCGCACCTCGGCCGCGACCCGCGCGGCACCGACGACCTCGGCGCGCTCCCCGTGCCCGGCGTCAACCGGGTGCCCGTCCCGGTCGAGTGGCCCGTTCTCGACCACCTCGCCGACGACGGCGTCCTCGTCTGGCACATCCCGCTGCCCGGCGCGATACGCGAGGAACTGGACCTGATCCGCCGGGGCGACGAACTCGTCGTCACCGTGGGCCAGTTCCGCAGGATCGTGCCGCTGCCGTCCGCGCTGCGCCGCTGCACCGTGGCAGGCGCCGCCCTGCGCGAGGGGGAACTCAGGGTGCGTTTCGCGCCGGACCCGGATCTGTGGCCCCGGACACGGTGA
- a CDS encoding SRPBCC family protein has protein sequence MAEHTSSSITIEAAPADVMAVIADFARYPDWTGEVKEAEVLATDGQGRAEQVRLVMDAGAIKDDQTLGYTWTGDHEVSWTLVKSQMLRSLDGSYILKPAGAGATEVTYRLTVDVKIPMLGMIKRKAEKVIIDRALAGLKKRVESGEAG, from the coding sequence ATGGCGGAACACACCAGCTCGAGCATCACGATCGAGGCGGCACCGGCTGATGTCATGGCGGTCATCGCCGACTTCGCCCGCTACCCGGACTGGACGGGAGAGGTGAAGGAGGCGGAGGTACTCGCCACGGACGGGCAGGGCCGCGCCGAGCAGGTACGCCTCGTCATGGACGCCGGCGCGATCAAGGACGACCAGACCCTGGGGTACACCTGGACCGGCGACCACGAGGTCTCCTGGACCCTGGTCAAGTCCCAGATGCTCCGCTCCCTGGACGGCTCGTACATCCTCAAGCCCGCGGGCGCCGGTGCCACCGAGGTCACCTACCGGCTCACGGTCGACGTCAAGATCCCCATGCTGGGCATGATCAAGCGCAAGGCCGAGAAGGTCATCATCGACCGGGCGCTGGCGGGTCTGAAGAAGCGAGTGGAGTCGGGCGAGGCGGGCTGA
- a CDS encoding metallophosphoesterase family protein, producing the protein MAPTPGGNRRTRIHVVSDVHGNARDLARAGDGADALLCLGDLVLFLDYADHARGIFPDLFGTENADRIVELRTARRFAEAREFGRRLWDEIGMDHSVAIEKAVRKQYAELFAAFPTPTYATYGNVDMPPLWAEYAGPGTTVLDGERVEIGGRVFGFVGGGLRSPMRTPYEIDDEEYAAKIEAVGEVDVLCTHIPPDVPELVYDTVARRFERGSRALLGAIRRIRPRYSLFGHVHQPLARRMRIGTTECVNVGHFAASGRPWVLEW; encoded by the coding sequence ATGGCACCCACACCAGGCGGTAACCGCAGGACGCGCATTCATGTGGTCAGTGACGTGCACGGCAACGCGCGCGACCTGGCCCGGGCCGGCGACGGCGCGGACGCCCTGCTCTGCCTCGGTGACCTGGTGCTCTTCCTCGACTACGCCGACCACGCGCGCGGCATCTTCCCCGACCTCTTCGGCACCGAGAACGCCGACCGGATCGTCGAGCTGCGCACCGCCCGCCGCTTCGCCGAGGCACGGGAGTTCGGGCGGCGGCTGTGGGACGAGATCGGGATGGACCATTCCGTGGCCATCGAGAAGGCGGTGCGCAAGCAGTACGCCGAGCTGTTCGCCGCGTTCCCGACACCGACGTACGCGACCTACGGCAATGTCGACATGCCCCCGTTGTGGGCGGAGTACGCCGGACCCGGCACGACGGTCCTCGACGGTGAGCGGGTGGAGATCGGCGGCCGGGTCTTCGGCTTCGTCGGCGGGGGGCTGCGCAGCCCCATGCGGACGCCCTACGAGATCGACGACGAGGAGTACGCGGCGAAGATCGAGGCGGTCGGCGAGGTCGACGTGCTGTGCACGCACATCCCGCCGGACGTACCGGAGCTGGTCTACGACACGGTGGCGCGCCGCTTCGAACGCGGCTCCCGTGCCCTCCTGGGCGCGATCCGCCGCATCCGTCCCCGTTACTCCCTCTTCGGCCATGTCCACCAGCCGCTCGCGCGCCGGATGCGGATCGGGACGACCGAGTGCGTGAACGTCGGCCATTTCGCGGCGTCGGGCCGCCCGTGGGTCCTGGAATGGTGA
- a CDS encoding AMP-dependent synthetase/ligase — protein sequence MREFSLPALYEVPADGNLTDIVRRNAAQHPDVAVIARKVGGTWTDVTATTFLAEVRSAAKGLIASGVQPGDRVALMSRTRYEWTLLDFAIWSAGAITVPVYETSSAEQVQWILGDSGASACIVELDTHAASVESVRDRLPALKHVWQIEAGGVEELGRAGKDVSDATVEERSSLAKADDPATIVYTSGTTGRPKGCVLTHRAFFAECGNIVERLRPLFRTGECSVLLFLPLAHVFGRLVQVAPMMAPIKLGCVPDIKNLTDELAAFRPTLILGVPRVFEKVYNSARAKAQADGKGKIFDKAADTAIAYSRALDTPSGPSLGLKIKYKTFDKLVYSKLRAVLGGRGEYAISGGAPLGERLGHFFRGIGFTVLEGYGLTESCAATAFNPWDRTKIGTVGQPLPGSVIRIADDGEVLLHGEHLFKEYWNNEAATAEALADGWFHTGDIGTLDEDGYLRITGRKKEIIVTAGGKNVAPAVIEDRIRAHALVAECMVVGDGRPFIGALVTVDEEFLGRWAEEHGKPAGSTAASLREDPDLIAAIQDAVDDGNAAVSKAESVRKFRILSSQFSEESGHLTPSLKLKRNVVAKDYADEIEAIYRG from the coding sequence TTGCGCGAGTTCAGCCTTCCGGCTTTGTACGAGGTCCCTGCGGACGGAAATCTGACCGACATCGTCCGCAGAAACGCCGCGCAGCATCCCGACGTCGCCGTCATCGCCCGCAAGGTGGGCGGCACGTGGACGGACGTCACCGCCACCACCTTCCTCGCCGAGGTGCGGTCCGCGGCCAAGGGCCTGATCGCCTCGGGCGTCCAGCCCGGCGACCGGGTCGCCCTGATGTCCCGTACCCGCTACGAGTGGACACTGCTCGACTTCGCGATCTGGAGCGCGGGCGCGATCACCGTGCCGGTGTACGAGACCAGCTCGGCCGAGCAGGTGCAGTGGATACTCGGCGACTCGGGCGCGAGTGCCTGCATCGTCGAGCTGGACACGCACGCGGCCTCCGTGGAATCGGTGCGCGACCGGCTGCCCGCCCTCAAGCACGTCTGGCAGATCGAGGCCGGCGGGGTGGAGGAACTGGGGCGCGCGGGCAAGGACGTCAGCGACGCCACCGTCGAGGAGCGCAGCTCGCTGGCCAAGGCGGACGATCCGGCGACCATCGTCTACACGAGCGGTACGACCGGCCGCCCCAAGGGCTGTGTCCTCACCCACCGTGCCTTCTTCGCGGAGTGCGGCAACATCGTGGAGCGGCTGCGCCCCCTGTTCCGTACGGGCGAGTGTTCCGTCCTCCTCTTCCTGCCGCTCGCGCACGTCTTCGGACGGCTGGTGCAGGTCGCGCCGATGATGGCGCCGATCAAGCTGGGCTGCGTCCCGGACATCAAGAACCTCACCGACGAGCTGGCCGCGTTCCGGCCGACGCTGATCCTCGGTGTGCCGCGTGTCTTCGAGAAGGTCTACAACTCGGCGCGCGCCAAGGCGCAGGCGGACGGCAAGGGCAAGATCTTCGACAAGGCGGCGGACACGGCGATCGCCTACAGCCGCGCCCTGGACACCCCCTCCGGCCCGTCGCTCGGCCTGAAGATCAAGTACAAGACGTTCGACAAGCTCGTCTACAGCAAGCTGCGCGCGGTGCTGGGCGGTCGCGGTGAGTACGCGATCTCCGGCGGCGCCCCGCTCGGCGAGCGGCTGGGCCACTTCTTCCGCGGCATCGGCTTCACGGTCCTGGAGGGCTACGGCCTGACGGAGTCCTGTGCGGCCACCGCCTTCAACCCCTGGGACCGTACGAAGATCGGTACGGTCGGCCAGCCGCTGCCCGGCTCCGTGATCCGCATCGCCGACGACGGCGAGGTGCTGCTGCACGGCGAGCACCTGTTCAAGGAGTACTGGAACAACGAGGCCGCGACCGCCGAGGCGCTCGCGGACGGCTGGTTCCACACGGGTGACATCGGCACCCTCGACGAGGACGGCTACCTCCGGATCACCGGCCGCAAGAAGGAGATCATCGTCACCGCGGGCGGCAAGAACGTCGCCCCGGCCGTGATCGAGGACCGGATCCGCGCGCACGCGCTGGTCGCGGAGTGCATGGTGGTCGGCGACGGGCGCCCGTTCATCGGCGCGCTGGTCACCGTCGACGAGGAGTTCCTGGGCCGCTGGGCCGAGGAGCACGGCAAGCCGGCGGGTTCCACCGCGGCGTCGCTGCGCGAGGACCCGGATCTGATCGCTGCGATCCAGGACGCGGTCGACGACGGCAACGCCGCGGTGTCGAAGGCGGAATCGGTGCGGAAGTTCCGCATTCTGTCCTCCCAGTTCTCGGAGGAGTCGGGCCACCTCACGCCGTCCCTGAAGCTCAAGCGCAACGTGGTGGCGAAGGACTACGCGGACGAGATCGAGGCCATCTACCGGGGCTGA
- a CDS encoding GMC oxidoreductase, with protein MVALQTAAAAGLTRVGLQSAHAAEPAAVDTAPAIVIGSGYGAAVAALRLGQAGIRTLVIEMGKLWNTAGSDGKVFCSTAAPDERSMWFRTRTEAPLATFLWLDVVNKDIGLYPGVLDRVHYDNMSVYVGRGVGGGSLVNGGMAVTPLQSYFSEQFPTVDATEMYNTYFPRARTMLGVNTVDPTWFESTEWYQFTRTSRKAAANAGLKTTFVPNVYDFTYMQREAAGTATKSALAAEVIYGNNYGKKSLDKTYLAAALGTGNVTIHTLEKVRAISRATDGTYTLTADRIDTTGAVVETKQYSCTYLFLGGGSLGTTELLVRARETGTLPALDASVGTGWGTNGNVMTGRANHIWDTVGANQSTMPVMGIDDWANTANPVFAEIAPIPTGLETWISLYLAITKNPERASFTYDAATDSARLGWTAAQSAVSVSMAKKLFDRINSANATIYRYDLFGNNKTFADDFCYHPLGGCVLGKATDNYGRVKGYPHLYITDGSLVPGSIGVNPFVTITALAERGMARILAEDTAP; from the coding sequence ATGGTCGCCCTCCAGACGGCCGCCGCCGCCGGCCTCACCCGCGTAGGCCTCCAGTCCGCCCACGCGGCAGAGCCCGCCGCGGTCGACACCGCGCCCGCCATCGTCATCGGATCGGGTTACGGCGCCGCCGTGGCCGCCCTCCGCCTCGGCCAGGCCGGCATCCGCACCCTCGTGATAGAGATGGGCAAGCTCTGGAACACCGCCGGTTCCGACGGCAAGGTCTTCTGTTCCACCGCCGCCCCCGACGAGCGCTCGATGTGGTTCCGCACCCGCACCGAGGCCCCGCTCGCCACCTTCCTGTGGCTGGACGTCGTCAACAAGGACATCGGCCTCTACCCAGGAGTCCTGGACCGGGTCCACTACGACAACATGTCGGTCTACGTCGGCCGAGGCGTCGGCGGCGGCTCACTGGTCAACGGCGGAATGGCCGTCACGCCCCTCCAGTCCTACTTCTCCGAGCAGTTCCCCACGGTGGACGCCACCGAGATGTACAACACCTACTTCCCGCGCGCCCGCACCATGCTCGGCGTCAACACGGTCGACCCCACCTGGTTCGAGTCCACGGAGTGGTACCAGTTCACCCGCACCTCCCGTAAGGCCGCCGCCAACGCCGGCCTGAAGACGACCTTCGTCCCGAACGTCTACGACTTCACCTACATGCAGCGCGAGGCGGCCGGCACCGCCACCAAGTCCGCACTCGCGGCCGAGGTCATCTACGGCAACAACTACGGCAAGAAGAGCCTCGACAAGACCTACCTCGCGGCGGCGCTCGGCACCGGCAACGTCACCATCCACACCCTGGAGAAGGTCCGGGCGATCAGCAGGGCCACGGACGGCACGTACACCCTGACCGCCGACCGGATCGACACCACCGGCGCGGTCGTGGAGACCAAGCAGTACAGCTGCACGTACCTCTTCCTGGGCGGCGGCAGCCTCGGCACCACCGAACTCCTCGTCCGGGCCCGGGAGACGGGCACCCTGCCGGCCCTGGACGCGAGCGTCGGCACCGGCTGGGGCACGAACGGCAACGTGATGACGGGCCGCGCCAACCACATCTGGGACACGGTCGGGGCGAACCAGTCGACGATGCCGGTCATGGGCATCGACGACTGGGCCAACACCGCCAACCCCGTCTTCGCCGAAATCGCCCCGATACCCACCGGGTTGGAGACCTGGATCAGCCTCTACCTCGCGATCACCAAGAACCCGGAGCGCGCGTCCTTCACGTACGACGCGGCGACGGACTCCGCCAGGCTCGGCTGGACCGCCGCCCAGAGCGCGGTCTCCGTGAGCATGGCCAAGAAGCTCTTCGACCGGATCAACTCGGCCAACGCGACGATCTACCGCTACGACCTCTTCGGCAACAACAAGACCTTCGCCGACGACTTCTGCTACCACCCGCTGGGCGGCTGCGTGCTGGGCAAGGCCACGGACAACTACGGCCGCGTCAAGGGGTACCCGCACCTGTACATCACCGACGGCTCGCTCGTGCCGGGCTCGATCGGGGTGAACCCGTTCGTCACGATCACCGCGCTCGCGGAACGCGGAATGGCGCGGATCCTCGCCGAGGACACCGCGCCATGA
- a CDS encoding glycosyltransferase family 4 protein, with translation MHKTLIVTNDFPPRPGGIQAFLHNMALRLDPERFVVYASTWKRSREGIEATAAFDAEQPFTVVRDRTTMLLPTPGATRRAVGLLREHGCTSVWFGAAAPLGLMAPALRRAGAERLVATTHGHEAGWAQLPAARQLLRRIGESTDTITYLGEYTRSRIASALTPEAASRMVQLPPGVDEKTFHPGSGGDVVRARLGLTDRPVVVCVSRLVPRKGQDTLILAMPRILAKEPEAVLLIVGGGPYEQDLRKLAYDTGVAASVRFTGAVPWSELPAHYGAGDVFAMPCRTRRGGLDVEGLGIVYLEASATGLPVVAGDSGGAPDAVLDGETGWVVRGDCPDDSADRIITLLADSELRRHMGERGREWVERKWRWDLLAESLKELL, from the coding sequence ATGCACAAGACCTTGATCGTGACCAACGACTTCCCGCCCCGCCCCGGCGGCATCCAGGCGTTCCTGCACAACATGGCGCTACGACTGGACCCGGAGCGGTTCGTAGTCTACGCATCCACCTGGAAGCGGAGCCGGGAGGGCATCGAGGCGACGGCCGCCTTCGACGCCGAGCAGCCCTTCACCGTCGTCCGGGACCGTACGACGATGCTGCTGCCCACACCGGGTGCCACCCGGCGCGCCGTCGGGCTGCTGCGCGAGCACGGCTGTACGTCGGTGTGGTTCGGGGCGGCGGCCCCGCTCGGCCTGATGGCGCCCGCGCTGCGCAGGGCGGGCGCCGAGCGCCTGGTGGCCACCACGCACGGCCACGAGGCGGGCTGGGCCCAGCTGCCCGCCGCACGGCAGCTGCTGCGCCGGATCGGCGAGTCCACGGACACGATCACCTACCTCGGCGAGTACACGCGCTCGCGCATCGCGTCCGCGCTGACGCCCGAGGCCGCCTCCCGCATGGTCCAGCTGCCTCCGGGGGTCGACGAGAAGACCTTCCACCCCGGCTCGGGCGGCGACGTGGTCCGCGCCCGCCTCGGCCTCACCGACCGCCCGGTGGTGGTCTGTGTCTCCCGTCTGGTCCCGCGCAAGGGCCAGGACACGCTGATCCTCGCCATGCCCCGCATCCTCGCCAAGGAGCCGGAGGCGGTGCTGCTGATCGTCGGCGGCGGGCCGTACGAGCAGGACCTGCGCAAACTGGCGTACGACACGGGGGTCGCCGCCTCGGTCCGCTTCACCGGCGCGGTCCCCTGGTCGGAGCTGCCGGCCCACTACGGCGCGGGCGACGTCTTCGCGATGCCCTGCCGCACCCGCCGGGGCGGCCTCGACGTCGAGGGCCTGGGCATCGTCTACCTGGAGGCCTCCGCGACGGGCCTGCCGGTCGTCGCGGGCGACTCGGGCGGCGCCCCCGACGCGGTCCTCGACGGCGAAACGGGCTGGGTCGTCCGAGGCGACTGCCCGGACGACTCCGCCGACCGCATCATCACCCTCCTCGCCGACTCCGAACTCCGCCGCCACATGGGCGAACGGGGACGGGAATGGGTGGAGCGGAAATGGCGCTGGGACCTGCTGGCGGAGAGCCTGAAGGAGTTGCTCTAG
- a CDS encoding glycosyltransferase family 87 protein, whose translation MKGTRGAGFPYALLGTWGLTRLLLLLFVFKVFVFPGPDVTSDVSVIYQGWYEILRTGTFPLDDVTWQYPPAAALAVLSPGLLPFLDYAHAFFLLAFVADVVVYALLHYAGRRPGKTLRGAWVWVIGVPLLGPTVYARYDVMVTAVAVAALLAGARHPRVMGALVGFGALVKVWPALLLLGAVKRRAWAAAAVTAGGIAVLFGLSMPGAFSFLTFQRDRGTEVESLGSLVFHVGRHFGWDGQVLLNYGSVEFLGPYVDVVSRLALALTAIAFAWLLLWRLRVQRFRPHTLADAAFVAVLMFTATSRVISPQYMVWLVGIGAVCLCFRGSRMTLPVTLVLAACFATVLEFPIWFSHVVGSDRLGITLLFVRNGLLVVAALIAALELWWSTVSDPAPTLPAQATRSKERLSSS comes from the coding sequence ATGAAGGGCACACGGGGGGCGGGGTTTCCGTACGCGTTGCTGGGAACCTGGGGCCTGACCAGGCTTCTGCTCCTGCTCTTCGTCTTCAAGGTGTTCGTCTTCCCGGGACCGGACGTCACGAGTGACGTCTCGGTGATCTACCAGGGCTGGTACGAGATCCTGCGCACCGGCACCTTCCCGCTCGACGACGTGACCTGGCAGTACCCGCCGGCCGCCGCGCTCGCGGTCCTCTCCCCCGGACTGCTGCCCTTCCTCGACTACGCGCACGCCTTCTTCCTGCTGGCCTTCGTCGCCGACGTGGTGGTGTACGCGCTGCTCCACTACGCCGGCCGGCGCCCCGGCAAGACGCTGCGCGGCGCCTGGGTGTGGGTGATCGGCGTCCCACTGCTCGGACCGACCGTCTACGCCCGCTACGACGTGATGGTGACGGCCGTGGCGGTCGCGGCGCTCCTCGCGGGAGCCCGCCATCCGCGGGTGATGGGCGCTCTCGTGGGCTTCGGGGCGCTGGTGAAGGTGTGGCCGGCGCTCCTGCTCCTGGGGGCCGTGAAGCGGCGCGCGTGGGCCGCGGCGGCGGTGACCGCGGGCGGGATCGCGGTGCTGTTCGGGCTGTCGATGCCCGGCGCCTTCTCCTTCCTGACCTTCCAGCGCGACCGGGGCACCGAGGTGGAGTCGCTGGGCTCCCTCGTCTTCCACGTGGGCCGGCACTTCGGCTGGGACGGTCAGGTGCTGCTCAACTACGGCTCGGTGGAGTTCCTCGGCCCGTACGTCGACGTGGTGAGCAGGCTGGCCCTGGCGCTCACCGCGATCGCCTTCGCGTGGCTGCTGCTGTGGCGGCTGCGCGTCCAGCGCTTCCGGCCGCACACGCTCGCCGACGCCGCGTTCGTGGCGGTGCTGATGTTCACGGCCACCAGCCGGGTCATCAGCCCGCAGTACATGGTGTGGCTGGTCGGGATCGGCGCGGTCTGCCTGTGCTTCCGGGGCAGCCGGATGACCCTGCCGGTCACCCTGGTGCTGGCCGCGTGCTTCGCGACCGTCCTGGAGTTCCCGATCTGGTTCTCGCACGTCGTGGGCAGCGACCGGCTGGGCATCACCCTGCTCTTCGTGCGCAACGGTCTGCTGGTGGTCGCGGCCCTGATCGCCGCCCTCGAACTGTGGTGGAGCACGGTGTCCGACCCGGCCCCGACCCTGCCCGCTCAGGCCACCCGCAGCAAGGAGCGCCTGAGCTCCTCCTGA